The region GTGCGCGATGCGTTGCTGGGCAAGGAGCCGAAGGACTACGACATCGCGACCGACGCCACGCCCGAGGCCGTGCTGCAAGTTTTTCCCAAGGGCCGCACGGTCGGGGCTCACTTTGGGGTGATCCTGGTGAAGGCGGGAGACTTTGATTTCGAGGTGGCGACCTTTCGCACGGATGGAGACTACCTCGATGGCCGCCGCCCGGAAACGGTCACCTTTGCCAGCGCGGAGGAAGACGCCCAGCGGCGCGACTTCACCATCAATGGCATGTTCCAAGAACCGGAGAGCCTGGAGGTGATCGATTATGTCGGCGGACAGGAGGATCTGACCGCGGGCCGACTGCGGGCCGTGGGGGAGGCGGCGCGTCGCTTCGCCGAGGATCGACTCCGCCTGCTGCGAGCGGTCCGCTTCGCCAGCCGACTTGGTTTCGAAATCGAGCCCCGCACCTGGGACGCCCTGGCCGCGCAGGCCGATCGCATCACCGAAATCAGTCCCGAGCGAATCCGCGAAGAGTTGGATCAGATCCTTGTTTCTCCAGAACGCCTCCGGGGCTTCGATCTTCTGGTCCAGTCAGGCCTGATGGCCGCCATTCTCCCGGAAATCATCGCCTTGCAGGGCTGCGAGCAGCCCCCTCAGTGGCATCCGGAGGGCGATGTCTTCGTTCACACCCGCCTCATGCTGAAAATGCTGCCCCCGCAGGCTTCGCGGGAACTGGTTTGGGCCGTGCTCTTGCACGACATCGCCAAGCCGGCTGCCCGGACCGTGGACGCGGACGGCCGCATTCGCTTCAATGGGCACGACAGCTTGGGCGCGGACCTAGCGGTCGCCATCTTGCAGCGTCTCAAGCACTCCAATCAAGTCATCGAGGACGTCCGCGAAATGGTGGCCCGTCATATGCAGTTCATGCATGTGCAGGACATGCGGGTCGCCAAGCTCAAACGCTTTATGGCGCGGCCGACCTTCGCGGAGGAAATGGAATTGCACCGAGTGGATTGTACCAGCAGCAACGGCTTGACCGACAATTACCAATTCCTCCAGGCCAAGGAAGCCGAGTTCGCTCGCGAGCCACTCATCCCGCCTCCCCTAGTCACGGGGCACGATCTCTTGGCGCGCGGATGCGCTCCCGGGCCGGAAATCGGCCGCATTTTAGAAGAAATTCAGAATCTCCAGCTTGAAGGATCGCTGGAGACCCGCGAAGGAGCACTGGCCGCGCTCGACCGCCTCCTTCCTCAACCCAATTCCTAGCCCATGTCTTCTGAAAACTGGTTCTACGCCGCCGATGGCACCCAACAAGGTCCGGTCGGATTTTACCAACTCCGCACCCTCGCCCAGGAGGGAACCATCAAGCCAGACACCCTCATTTGGCGCGAAGGGATGGAAAACTGGGTCAAGGCGGAAACCGTAGACGGCGTTTTGGACGAAGCCCCCGCTTCCGACGCTTCCCCCGGCCCCATTCCCAGCAATCCCTACGCCGCCCCCTCCGCCACACAAATCACGGCCGCAGTGGAGACGGACTTTGAACTGATCCCCAAGAATCTCCCCGAGCCTCCGGTCAAACTGGACCTCGGCTTCTGTCTCTCGCAGGGCTGGAAACTCATGAAAGCGAATTTCGTGAGCCTGTTCCTTTTTGGCTTGGTCTACCTCATCATCTTGATCCTCGTTTCGGCCCTCTTCCAAGCCCTCTATGAACCTCTCGGGATTGAAACCGTCCCCGACCCCAATAATCCCTTCACCCCGACAGTGATCTCGGGCTTTGGCCAAGCCTTCCTCTTGGAATTTCTCTCCACCCTGATTGAGATTTTTCTGGGCTTGGGGTCGGCTCGCTACCTCTTGAACCTCATTTCCGGAGAAGACTTCGAACTATCCGATCTCTTTTCCCAAGGGGACAAAGTGTTCAAAACCTTATTGGCCACCATCCTCTACTTCATCGCCGTAAGCATCGGCCTGATTTTCCTGGTCGTCCCTGGGATCATCGTCGCCATCCGCTTGGGACATTACCAAACCGTCATCGTAGAACGAAACTTAGGCCCGGTGGAAGCCCTCCGATTCAGTTGGCAGCTGACCCGCCATAACGTGGGAGCGCTCCTGGTCCTTGGGCTGGCGGCCATTGGGATCGGCCTCGTGGGGGCCCTCGCGCTGGTCGTGGGGCTGATTCCTGCCCTCATCGTCGTCTACTGCGCCTTCACCATCGCCTACAAATTCCTCCAGCTCGGCCCCGAGAAAATGGCAGCCTTGGCCGAGCGGACCGGCCGCGCTTGAAGCTGTCTCCCGCCTCTCACCCTATGAAGAAAGCGCTGCTCGCACTGGAGGACGGACGGTGGTTCGAAGGCACCGCCTTCGGCGCGGAGACCACCGCCACCGGGGAGATCTGCTTCAACACCTCCATGACTGGCTACCAGGAGGTCCTGACCGATCCCTCTTATCGGGGCCAAATCGTGGCCATGACCTACACCGAAATCGGCAACTACGGCATCAGCCCGCTCGATATGGAAAGCCACCAGCCGCACGTCCGCGGCTTTGTGGTGGAAGAGCTTTGTGACACTCCCAGCAACTGGCGAAGCGTGGAAACCCTGGATGCCTT is a window of Verrucomicrobiota bacterium DNA encoding:
- a CDS encoding DUF4339 domain-containing protein; amino-acid sequence: MSSENWFYAADGTQQGPVGFYQLRTLAQEGTIKPDTLIWREGMENWVKAETVDGVLDEAPASDASPGPIPSNPYAAPSATQITAAVETDFELIPKNLPEPPVKLDLGFCLSQGWKLMKANFVSLFLFGLVYLIILILVSALFQALYEPLGIETVPDPNNPFTPTVISGFGQAFLLEFLSTLIEIFLGLGSARYLLNLISGEDFELSDLFSQGDKVFKTLLATILYFIAVSIGLIFLVVPGIIVAIRLGHYQTVIVERNLGPVEALRFSWQLTRHNVGALLVLGLAAIGIGLVGALALVVGLIPALIVVYCAFTIAYKFLQLGPEKMAALAERTGRA
- a CDS encoding CCA tRNA nucleotidyltransferase, yielding MPSEAFRQARRVARKLSAAGHTAWLAGGCVRDALLGKEPKDYDIATDATPEAVLQVFPKGRTVGAHFGVILVKAGDFDFEVATFRTDGDYLDGRRPETVTFASAEEDAQRRDFTINGMFQEPESLEVIDYVGGQEDLTAGRLRAVGEAARRFAEDRLRLLRAVRFASRLGFEIEPRTWDALAAQADRITEISPERIREELDQILVSPERLRGFDLLVQSGLMAAILPEIIALQGCEQPPQWHPEGDVFVHTRLMLKMLPPQASRELVWAVLLHDIAKPAARTVDADGRIRFNGHDSLGADLAVAILQRLKHSNQVIEDVREMVARHMQFMHVQDMRVAKLKRFMARPTFAEEMELHRVDCTSSNGLTDNYQFLQAKEAEFAREPLIPPPLVTGHDLLARGCAPGPEIGRILEEIQNLQLEGSLETREGALAALDRLLPQPNS